From a single Silene latifolia isolate original U9 population chromosome 6, ASM4854445v1, whole genome shotgun sequence genomic region:
- the LOC141585997 gene encoding disease resistance protein RGA2-like yields the protein MDVSTTLSLVQTILTAIQTLGLMHSVCSISNCESELDDLHNTVETVRAVLMDADTKQDSLNFQEKNYIQELKDAVYDADDVLDEFLTLAKQKQLRRNKVKSFFSRFKLLTHRLSSKVKMVNDKLNTIATKSDKFSFKVDCKPLKFTKEETSSFMCDKIIGREEDVEKIVGVLLGSHNVDQPNVSLLAIMGMGGLGKTALAQLVYNDPRICNAFRLKKWTCIADQDEQQWSLKAFLGKVVKGPSIDDKSSLEEIHLEVKGQLEGKKYLLVLDDVWTESYEQWQQVEGFLKVGGRGSWIIVTTRSKTTAQMIGGDRVHVLQGLSEPESWLLFERMTFQTEERDDELVKLGKEIVKKCANVPLAIRVVASLLRGQSKSKWLSFHDKGLAYLSESNDTMTRILKLSYDQLNPSLKACFAYCAIFPKDWEISKQTLVQLWMAQGYINSENLGEEYFLILLQRCFFQDLPEDEFGGIDSFKIHDLLHDLAERVAGEEICRFSFDTSNVGKRVRHLSFPSNSYAQHIINNSHIRTCLQLEGHLVGCTVEQLLARKSMPKWTWLRSLDLSFSEAKSLPKSIGQLLHLRNLDLSFSRQLECLPKSITKLVNLQTLLLDSCTKLKQLPNDVSKLVDLSTLNVAGCHALSHMPVGIGMLTCLQNLCQFVVGAPATSSTSDQCFKGLEDLQHLNRLKGSLTIEIAVLENAKFVKEEQGGGGYLRSKEHLETIVINFRYGDEYGSKESEQALLEEMQPHPNVKTLMVFGYHGETIPRWPRRGDNTALFDLPNLVTLEIRNCVWLLYLPWQVGKLPRLKTLDISDLWNMEYLMDADSETFISGEESSFFPSLQNLRIKDLFSLKGWWRRTESLLQVVNPNGGGNSGEAHQECSSYSFISLLTKLVPEKHLEWVSSPCFPVLKELTIEYCEGMNFVPLCPQLEHLEIDDSARKLLWTDRRSTTHHDELSSSLSYPNSKQLDINKFEWLKSMSVKYTRFLSEINVTSDWRCESLGEVKELSLTPLLSSLRTLRIKDCLKLESVGGWLEHLSALENLSIDNCPKVVLDGMSWRNLAGTLQYLELAGMYEMEKLPEGMQYCTSLRSLYIWNSPTLNSLPKWMPMLTSLQTLKLQRRLFERCQQPNGEDWPLIRHISKLHVSWIHSS from the exons ATGGACGTTTCAACAACGTTGTCCTTAGTTCAAACTATCCTTACTGCTATCCAAACGCTGGGCCTGATGCACTCAGTCTGCTCCATTTCTAATTGCGAATCCGAGCTTGATGACCTCCATAATACTGTCGAAACTGTCAGAGCTGTTCTTATGGATGCTGATACCAAGCAGGACTCGCTTAACTTCCAGGAAAAGAATTACATTCAAGAGCTCAAAGATGCTGTTTATGATGCTGATGATGTGTTAGATGAGTTCCTAACCCTTGCGAAGCAGAAGCAGCTCAGACGCAACAAGGTGAAATCCTTTTTTTCTCGGTTTAAGCTTCTTACTCATAGACTTTCAAGTAAAGTCAAAATGGTTAACGACAAGTTGAACACCATTGCCACTAAGAGTGATAAGTTTAGTTTTAAGGTTGACTGTAAGCCTTTGAAATTTACAAAGGAGGAGACTTCTTCTTTTATGTGTGATAAAATCATCGGAAGGGAGGAAGATGTGGAGAAAATTGTAGGTGTGCTGTTGGGTTCTCATAATGTTGATCAACCAAATGTTTCTTTGCTTGCCATTATGGGGATGGGAGGTTTAGGAAAAACCGCTCTTGCCCAACTTGTGTATAACGATCCTAGGATCTGTAATGCTTTCCGTCTGAAGAAGTGGACTTGCATTGCTGATCAGGATGAACAGCAGTGGAGCTTGAAAGCGTTTTTAGGGAAGGTGGTGAAAGGACCCTCCATTGATGATAAGTCGTCTTTGGAGGAGATACATCTTGAAGTTAAGGGGCAATTGGAAGGGAAAAAATATTTGCTCGTCTTAGATGACGTGTGGACTGAAAGTTATGAACAGTGGCAGCAAGTTGAGGGGTTTTTGAAGGTAGGGGGAAGGGGGAGTTGGATAATTGTAACTACGCGCTCGAAAACAACTGCCCAAATGATTGGAGGTGATCGAGTGCATGTATTGCAAGGTTTGTCAGAACCGGAGTCATGGCTTTTGTTTGAAAGGATGACATTTCAAACAGAAGAAAGAGATGATGAATTAGTTAAACTTGGCAAAGAGATTGTTAAAAAGTGCGCCAATGTCCCGCTAGCTATTAGAGTGGTAGCAAGTCTTTTGCGTGGTCAATCCAAGTCTAAGTGGCTATCATTTCACGACAAAGGGTTAGCCTATCTTAGTGAAAGTAATGATACCATGACCCGCATATTGAAGTTAAGTTATGATCAACTTAACCCTTCCTTGAAGGCTTGTTTTGCGTATTGTGCCATCTTTCCCAAGGATTGGGAGATTAGTAAGCAAACGTTGGTCCAACTTTGGATGGCACAAGGCTACATTAACTCGGAGAATTTAGGAGAGGAGTACTTTCTTATATTGCTTCAAAGGTGTTTTTTCCAGGATTTACCCGAGGATGAATTCGGGGGGATCGACTCGTTTAAAATACATGATCTCTTGCATGATCTTGCTGAAAGAGTAGCGGGCGAAGAGATTTGTAGGTTTAGTTTTGATACTTCTAATGTGGGTAAAAGAGTTCGCCATCTTTCTTTTCCGAGTAACTCCTATGCACAACATATCATCAATAATTCTCATATTCGTACGTGCCTTCAACTCGAGGGTCATCTTGTGGGTTGTACAGTGGAGCAATTACTAGCAAGGAAATCAATGCCGAAATGGACATGGTTAAGGTCATTAGATTTGAGTTTTTCAGAGGCCAAAAGTTTACCAAAATCAATAGGTCAGTTGTTGCATCTAAGGAATTTAGACCTCTCATTCAGTCGCCAACTAGAATGTCTTCCCAAATCGATAACAAAGCTAGTTAATCTACAGACTTTACTATTAGATTCTTGCACGAAGCTAAAACAACTGCCAAATGATGTGAGCAAGTTAGTTGATCTAAGCACCTTGAATGTAGCCGGATGTCATGCACTGAGTCATATGCCGGTAGGCATAGGTATGTTGACATGTCTGCAAAATTTATGCCAATTTGTGGTGGGTGCGCCAGCAA CAAGTTCAACTTCGGATCAATGTTTTAAGGGGTTGGAAGACCTACAACACCTGAATCGATTAAAAGGGAGTTTGACGATTGAAATAGCAGTACTTGAAAATGCAAAATTTGTGAAGGAAGAACAAGGCGGGGGAGGCTACTTAAGGAGTAAGGAACACCTAGAGACGATTGTTATTAACTTTAGATACGGGGATGAGTATGGAAGCAAGGAGTCTGAGCAAGCATTGCTGGAAGAGATGCAGCCTCATCCTAATGTCAAGACATTGATGGTGTTTGGGTATCATGGTGAGACAATTCCGAGATGGCCACGGAGGGGAGATAACACAGCATTGTTTGATCTCCCTAATCTTGTCACTTTGGAGATCCGAAATTGCGTATGGCTGCTCTATTTGCCATGGCAGGTTGGGAAACTGCCCCGTCTTAAAACGCTAGATATTTCAGACTTGTGGAATATGGAATATCTCATGGATGCAGACTCGGAAACATTTATCTCGGGTGAAGAATCATCCTTTTTTCCCAGCCTCCAGAATCTCCGTATTAAGGATTTGTTTTCGTTAAAAGGGTGGTGGCGGAGAACAGAATCACTGTTGCAAGTGGTCAACCCTAATGGCGGCGGAAACAGCGGAGAAGCACATCAGGAGTGCTCATCATATAGCTTTATTTCTCTATTAACGAAACTCGTCCCCGAAAAACATCTAGAGTGGGTATCATCTCCCTGTTTTCCTGTACTAAAGGAACTCACTATAGAATACTGCGAGGGAATGAATTTTGTTCCGTTATGCCCGCAACTCGAACATCTGGAAATAGACGATTCTGCGAGAAAGTTGTTGTGGACAGATAGGAGGAGCACAACTCACCACGACGAGCTGTCGTCGTCACTCTCATATCCCAATTCGAAGCAGCTGGatatcaacaaatttgaatggcTGAAATCTATGTCGGTCAAGTACACTCGGTTTCTTTCAGAGATAAACGTAACGAGTGATTGGAGATGCGAGAGTTTGGGAGAAGTAAAGGAGTTATCACTAACCCCTTTACTGTCTTCCCTGCGAACCCTACGTATAAAAGATTGCCTGAAACTTGAGAGCGTGGGAGGATGGTTGGAGCATCTTTCTGCCTTGGAGAATCTGTCAATAGATAACTGTCCAAAAGTGGTGTTGGATGGGATGTCATGGCGTAACCTTGCTGGTACCCTTCAATACTTGGAATTGGCCGGAATGTATGAGATGGAGAAATTGCCAGAGGGGATGCAGTACTGCACTTCCCTCCGATCTCTTTACATTTGGAATTCGCCCACATTGAATTCCTTGCCGAAATGGATGCCCATGCTCACCTCTCTCCAGACACTCAAGCTTCAGCGGAGGCTATTTGAAAGATGCCAACAACCGAATGGGGAGGACTGGCCCCTCATCCGACACATCTCAAAACTACATGTGTCTTGGATACACTCAAGTTAA
- the LOC141585998 gene encoding uncharacterized protein LOC141585998 gives MQISKPSLLQSILILLTSLLIASFLLKPSQNSNQIPQTMTESTTLTEIFGVKIEKNPPQSKLDQLGVTTWPKYSGQPGKMPWTFEGEETMYLLEGKVKVSVDGHEGSFEIAAGDLAVFPKGMKITWDVLEAVNKHYSFKK, from the exons ATGCAGATTTCAAAACCCTCATTACTTCAATCCATATTAATACTACTGACATCTCTGCTCATAGCTTCATTTCTCCTCAAACCCTCTCAAAATTCCAACCAAATCCCTCAAACAATGACAGAATCAACAACTTTAACTGAAATATTTGGAGTAAAGATTGAGAAAAACCCACCTCAGTCTAAACTTGATCAACTTGGTGTCACCACTTGGCCAAA GTATAGTGGTCAGCCAGGAAAAATGCCGTGGACCTTCGAAGGGGAGGAGACAATGTACCTGCTTGAAGGTAAAGTGAAGGTTTCAGTTGATGGACACGAAGGATCTTTTGAAATCGCGGCTGGTGATTTGGCTGTGTTCCCTAAAGGTATGAAGATCACTTGGGATGTGCTTGAAGCTGTGAACAAGCATTATAGTTTTAAAaagtaa